A window of the Citrus sinensis cultivar Valencia sweet orange chromosome 9, DVS_A1.0, whole genome shotgun sequence genome harbors these coding sequences:
- the LOC102614918 gene encoding ubiquitin C-terminal hydrolase 22-like yields the protein MSSKINHHHQNDKTNGQIFPQPCPHLADFRARNGTKPFRAIQDCLHIKPPGGRAAIRRDPSEVPRCVVCGDSSCPRLYACMACAAVSCHVPPHSSHVAIHATKTSSACSHEIAVDVDRAELFCCACRDQVYDRDFDAAVVLAHTTSIIQSSKPENLRKRRRIDYRPWSPDLRERSLMVNNASPIDSMSSSDGDLPRGLRGLNNLGNTCFMNSVLQALFHTPPLRNYFLSDRHNRYYCQSKNGVRLCLACDLDTMFSAIFCGDRMPYSPAKFLYSWWRHASNLASYEQQDAHEFFISMLDGIHEKVEKDQHKPRSQGNGDCCIAHRVFSGILRSDVMCMACGFTSTTFDPCVDFSLDLEPNQGSSMKTSSTKSNHSCNCEADGMNSSQNCGISTLMGCLDRFTRPERLGSDQKFFCQQCQVRQESLKQMSIRKLPLVSCFHIKRFEHSSVRKMSRKVDRYLQFPLSLDMAPYLSSSILRSRFGNRFFPFDGDESNTLNEPSSEFELFAVVTHTGKLDAGHYVTYLRLSNKWYKCDDAWITEVNENTVRAAQGYMMFYVQKMLYYKASEKQGTS from the exons ATGTCATCCAAGATCAATCATCACCACCAGAATGACAAAACCAACGGCCAGATCTTTCCCCAACCCTGTCCCCACCTCGCCGACTTCCGCGCCCGCAACGGCACCAAGCCATTCCGCGCGATCCAGGACTGCCTTCACATCAAGCCACCCGGTGGACGCGCCGCCATTCGGCGTGACCCCTCCGAAGTACCCCGCTGCGTCGTGTGCGGAGACTCCTCCTGCCCGCGCCTCTACGCCTGCATGGCCTGCGCCGCCGTGTCATGTCACGTGCCCCCGCATTCCTCCCACGTCGCTATCCACGCGACGAAGACGTCGTCAGCGTGCAGTCACGAGATTGCAGTCGACGTGGACCGCGCGGAGCTGTTCTGCTGCGCTTGCCGCGATCAGGTCTACGATCGCGACTTCGACGCGGCGGTAGTCCTGGCCCACACGACGAGCATAATCCAGTCGTCAAAACCGGAAAATCTCCGAAAACGACGACGCATCGATTACCGCCCGTGGAGCCCAGACTTACGCGAGCGCTCGTTGATGGTGAACAACGCGAGTCCAATTGATAGCATGAGTTCCTCCGATGGGGATCTGCCGCGTGGATTACGTGGGCTGAATAATTTGGGAAATACTTGCTTTATGAACTCGGTTTTACAGGCATTGTTCCATACGCCGCCGTTGCGAAACTACTTCTTGAGTGATCGACACAATAGATATTACTGTCAGTCGAAGAATGGCGTTAGGCTGTGTTTGGCCTGCGACTTAGATACCATGTTTTCCGCTATTTTTTGCGGGGATCGGATGCCCTATAGTCCCGCCAAGTTTCTCTACAG TTGGTGGCGGCATGCTTCGAATCTGGCTAGTTATGAACAACAGGATGCCCATgagtttttcatttctatgcTTGATGGGATTCATGAGAAAGTGGAGAAGGATCAACATAAGCCTCGCAGTCAAG GAAATGGAGACTGTTGTATTGCTCACAGAGTGTTTTCTGGTATCTTGCGATCTGATGTTATGTGTATGGCTTGTGGTTTCACATCAACAACATTTGATCCATGTGTTGACTTCTCACTGGATTTGGAACCAAACCAAGGAAGTTCCATGAAGACATCGTCTACAAAGTCTAATCATTCTTGCAATTGTGAGGCAGATGGCATGAATTCAAGCCAGAACTGTGGAATATCTACCTTGATGGGGTGCTTGGACCGGTTTACAAGACCTGAGAGATTGGGCTCTGATCAAAAGTTCTTCTGCCAACAATGTCAGGTTAGGCAGGAGTCACTTAAACAGATGTCCATAAGAAAGCTTCCATTGGTTTCTTGCTTCCACATCAAAAGATTTGAGCATTCTTCTGTTAGAAAAATGTCAAGAAAGGTTGACCGTTATCTTCAGTTTCCATTGTCATTGGACATGGCACCTTATCTCTCTTCTTCAATCTTGAGGAGTCGTTTTGGGAATAGATTTTTCCCTTTTGATGGGGATGAGTCAAATACCTTGAATGAACCATCGTCAGAGTTCGAGTTGTTTGCTGTTGTCACTCACACTGGTAAACTAGATGCCGGCCACTATGTGACTTACTTGCGGTTAAGTAACAAATGGTACAAGTGTGATGATGCTTGGATCACCGAAGTTAATGAGAATACTGTGAGGGCTGCCCAAGGGTACATGATGTTCTATGTGCAGAAGATGCTTTACTACAAAGCAAGTGAGAAACAGGGTACCTCATGA